ttagttccagtgaagggaaatcttaacgctacagcatataatgaGATTCTAGACGTTTCTGTGCTTacaactttgtagcaacagtttggggaaggccccagcatgacaatgcccccatgcacaaagtaaggtccatacagaaatggtttgtcgcgatcgttgtggaagaacttgattaggcctgatcgcccaacatcagtaaccgacctcactaatgctcttatggctgaatggaagcaagtccccgcagcaatgttccaacatctagtggaaagccttcccagaagagtggagactgttaatagcagcaaaggggggaccaactccatattaatgcccatgattttggaatgagatgtttgacgagcaggtgtccacatacttttggtcaagtAGTGTATGTTCAGagagtccctggttcgagcccaggtgggACGGAAGCAACACTGTTACACTGTATATCTGTTCAAACCACACACACGTTTGAGAGAGTGAGAAAGTGCCTGAGGTCTGTTATCAGATcagctgcaaagaaactactactgaTCAGCTGCCTTTGCTCTCACCAACTCACCGACGGCTACACCCCAGGCAGGCATCCCAGTCGTCAGATATGACTGATTTACGACCATTCAAAAACAGCAACACTAATGTGCTCCATTCCTTGCTCTCGGTTAGTGCCAATTATCCTCACACATTAGACACAATTGGGGTgatccgtgtggctcagttggtagagcatggcatttgcaatgccagggttgtgggtttgattcctacgGGGCACCATTCTgaaaatgtaagtcgctctggataagagcatctgttaaATGGCTGAAATGTAATTCATAACAGGAAATATCCTCTTGTTTCTTTCAGGCATTCGAGTTGAGAAGGGGGAGATCTCACAGCGTTGTATCGTATGTCTATGGACACACATTGTACATTCAATattcttaaaaatatatatgttatttttattttatttaaatattaGTAGAATTGaatgagggtggagagagagatggaaatgcAGATTACCGGAGGGTCCAGCATTCAAACTTTTACGCTGCTTTTCGACTGTAACACCAGTGTTCTACTATTGGTGTATACACCATGATGTtatactagggaaattgtgtttccatagctagggttgacagtgaggacgtgtGAAGAGaagaatcaacaacctctgcattaTCAAGACAGTTGCTTTGTTCGTAAGGTGTTAACTGTCAAAGGTGTAAACCCATGTTCACAATGGCTCATTGTTATGTAAATGAGGCTGAAAAGTACCAGAGGCCCAACCTCTGCTCCACGTCAGAGCAAGTCCTCTGGAGACATTAGAGGGAGATGTTTATGTGCTGCAGGCAGCGGCTTTTAGCTGCTCGACCAGCCCCTGGAAATATATTCAATGTTATTCAATACGTGGACTCAACAACTCACATGCTGTTCATTTGGCCAACGCATCAGAATGACCAACtcgtattcagtattgttgtcatCTCATCATGCATAGCTAAGACAAGGGATCCTTTGAAGGTTGCATTATCTCATGTCTCTTTTATCCCTCATAATGATGCATTGAGTCATCTGATGTTGCTCGTCGAGTACTTcccaatggcaccttattccctacatttagagacaacgatgacagCTTACcactgctgtcacgtcctgaccatggtaagctgtcagggcgtgacaggggggttttctagttttgttttttctatgttgttatgttctagttttgtatttctatgttgggttgttctagttttgtatttctatgttgggctttgtttgagatgatctccaattagaggcagctggtcatcgttgtctctaattggaggtcatatttaaattggtgtttgtcccacctgggtttgtgggagattatttttgagtagtgtatgtttcacctctgcgtcacagtttgttgttttgtttattcagtttatttatgtatcgcatagtttcacagagtaaatcaaatgtggaacgacacacacgctgcactttggtccgcttctctctacgacaaccgtgacaacggCTTTCGACTAGATAACTAacggtcctggtctaaagtagtgccctatatagggcatTTGATTCCTACGGGGCACCATTACAAAAATGTATgccgtttgggatgcagacatTAACTCGTCAGCAAGTAACTGGTGACTCTTTTAAGCTTTGCTTGTAAATGATGCTTGTGAATTATTTGATGAAAGGCAACAGTATTGAGAGCGTTACTATTATTATGATCATATAGTGGCACCACATTCCACATACAGTAAAAACACTCTCTGGTTAGTTGCCCTTTGTTAATCTATTGTGGTAGTACAAAAAAAGTGTGGTGTTTAACCCCAATCCTAAAATAAGAGCTTGAATATTAGTTGGTTCGTTCAATCACGTGTACTAGTGCACAGCTAGAACTAAAGCCTGCCCACTCTGTAAGTATACAGCACCAGAACTCCAAGGTAAAATCACACATTTGATCTCAAAATGTTTTAGCCAAGAGCTGAAAAATAAAGTTAGAGTTCACATTTGCATTCCTCTCAGCTACAGGCTAACCTAGCGTCTATACTGATGGTTTTGTTCCTGTTCTGTTCCTACCCAGGAGACCTTGGAGCACATTAGGTTCCAAATATGGTCCACACCTAACCATTAACTGATATATTACGGATGCTGAATCCATCTGATTACCTTGCAAGAGCTCTAGATACAGTGCCTGAATTCAATTCgacgcagccaccaccatgcttgaaaatatgaagacgtactcattgatgtgttgtgttggatttgccccaaacataccattttgtattcaggacaaaaagttaatttctttgccacattttttgcagtattactttagtgccttgttacaaacaggatgcatgttattaaatattgtattctgtacagggttccttattttcactctgtcaattaggttagtattgtggagtaactacaatgttggtgGAGGatccttagttttctcctatcacaaccattaaattctaactgttttaaaatcaccattggcctcatagtgaaatccctgagcggtttccttcctctctggcaactgagttaggaaagatgcctgtatctttgtattgactgggtgtattgatataccacACAAAgcctaatgaataacttcaccatgctcaaagtaaaaacctacctggtctttgtggttgaatctgtgcttgaaattcagtacttgattgagggaccttacagataattgtatgtgtggggtacagagatggggtagttattaaaaaatcatgttaaccactattattgaacacagaatgagtccatgcaacttattatgcaatttgttaagcacatttctactcctaaacttattttggctttccataacaaaggggttgaatacttactgactcaagacatttcagcttaaatattttattaatttcAAAATATTTCTAGAAACAAAATTCCAATTTgaaatgatggggtattgtgtgtaggccagtgacaaaacatctcagtctaatccattttaaattcaggctgtaacacaacatttaTGGATAAGTCaaagagtgtgaatactttctgaaggcactgtaattgtcTTTATGATGTCAATATCCATTCGTATGGTTATGGTTATATGGCCGTGCCATCTGTCAGTGGTCTATTTTTGCTCTCAAGATGGTACAGTATCATGATCAGGTGGTCAGTTGTAGTTGCCAAGGCCCCCAATGCGTTTTGTTTACGACTCTTTCATTCATTTCTTGGAACACTTCACAATGTACCTTCTGCCATAGAAATATAGTGAATTGATTATATTTACATGTATAAGCCTTTAACCACCTCCTCACCTCCTACCTCCTTACCATCTACCTCCTTACCTCCTACTTCATCTTCAGTTGACTCTTCTTCAGAGGTTAGGGTGACTGTAATTAAAGAATTGAGACATGGGCAATAATAGTGACAGCTTGGGTAAAAATCTATGGTTAATTAAGACCACTGTTGGCGACATGTCTTATCTTAATATGTCAATGAGATGCTGTACTGTTTGTCTACAAAAATCGACCTACTCTATTTTCTATATAGGTTATGTGACCTTTAACCTACTTTAATGAGGGAACTCTGATGTGAACTCACAGTGGAAGTTGAAGTCGCAGTGTACAAAAATAAAACAGATAGGCCTATAGCTAACTCATCTTCCACAGAGTCTTCTTCAGGGCTAAACATGACACATTTCATGAAATAAATGAGGCTATTTTAGTGACATGGTTACTAATCTAAGGTTATTTTTAAGATTATTTTGTAAAATCCTGTAGGTGGGGCGTGTCTGATTTGAAAGATGGGATGTTTTTTTTATCATGGCTAGGGATTTTCtactttcattttttttattttacactaAAGAAAATGTCTCTTCCACTATGTCAGTtctgaatttttttaaatatggtGTCAGTGCATTTTTCATTGCATCTAAATCTTGATATCTCACATGCAACCATCTGCACACAAACATGTATTAATGAATTGACGGTACTCTTATACGTTTTAAATGATGGATATGTGTGTTTTCATGGATGGAGCAACTGAAAGAGACAGAACTGAATATTAAATGCATACCATCTAAAGACATTACAGAAATTGGATAGCAAGGCTACTCTAGTCCATTCTGTCCTGCCTCAGTAACGTTTATATGATTAGGAGGCCTCCACACATTGTATATTTTTATTGAATGACATAGTTCTCTAAATAAACTGTCAATCACCTGGTTTCCATGGAAACTGGGCGGTACGCTACCTTCGTGCTGCTCGCGGgagtctctctcgctcgctgcaGGCAGGGAGCAGGCATGGGTTTGAAAAGGATACTCAAGCCTGGCAGTGGCAGGGGCGCACTGTAGTTGAAGGAAACTGGATATTTCTACTATAGCCGTCAACGCCAACCGATAACCTCCGACTAATTTTGTCCTTCAGGATTAGGCTTTATCAGGTAGACCCAGGTAGGCTATACGTGTATTTCCAGGATATTATTGTTGACCAGTAAATAGATTTAAAACTCAACCAAGCATGTCATCTGTCCGTTTCGCATGTGAAGCAAGGTGGTGAGAGGGAGTGCAGGGTTCATCGTTTAGTTGGTAAAGATCATTTGGCGCCATAAATGCAAACAAGCTTCATCAGCCTAGATGAAAGGAAAAAGATAAATTGTAACCCAAAATATAAATTACAGCATATTACTGATAGCATGATAACTGTCGCATGTGCTTGCATAATCCAATATCCCAAACTCATTCAATTCAATAGCCTGATGAGAGCTTGGATCATTGGAATTAGCTTAACTGAAATGTATTAGATATTAGAAATTAAAAGCTGATAGCCTGTCTGATATTGAGCCAATGATTTTTCAATGAATTCATTATAAAGGGGAcaacattataatacattatatggCAGGTGATGCTTGAAATATGATTATAATGTTCTGCCTTCAGATAGGCTAAATAGCCCTATACATTTTTTGTTATGGATATTTGTCTCATTTTCAGATCAATAAATGAATTCATATAGTAATTTAATCTTAGATAAAGGACACAGCTATGTACTTGCGATCATTCAAGGAAAACTATAAACTAAGCAGCCATTTATAACAAGGTAAACACGATGAGTCAACTGAGCCAGCCTGTAATTGTCTTGTCCATCATTCTAAGAGGCATGTTTAGGAAAACATCTGTGTAATTGAATTATACATTATCAGTCTGAGTCAGATTGATCGCTTTTTCTGGGAACAATGTGATATGAACCTGACAACCTAAATGTTTACTTCAGTTATATCATACCCGAAAGCTGTCTCAAAGACTAACTTCTGTCAGTCAGTTTATGAAAATACTTTGTTAAATTTGCTCATGTGATcttatatacagtgagctccaaaagtattgggacagtgacacatttgttgttgttgtggctctgtactccagcactttggatttgaaatgatacaacgaCTATGAGGTTAAGGTACAGACAGTCAGCTTTaaattgagggtattttcatccataccaggtgaaccgtttagaaattacagcactttttgtacatattaCAATAAAAGgtaactccaaaatgacacaatatattatttaccattcatttctattggacacaaaataatctgaaacaacctAAACAAAcggcaaatgcatccaacaagtttgtagaaccacaagcttgatgtaatcattgcgtgctaggaatatggaaccaaatactaaacttttgactactttaagcttgtctcaatacatttggtcccctaaaatagaGGAACTGTGTACAAAAATGCTGTAgtttcacccgatatggatgaaaataccttcaaattaaagctgataGTCTGCACATTActctcatagtcattgtatcatttcaaatccaaagggCTGGAAACAACacatttgtcactgtcccaatacttttggagctcactgtatttaATGTAGACTAATGGCTTAATGCTGTACATACATGATTACAGTAGCTTTGGGCATAACTGAAGGTTAATCAACGTTTGGAATTAATTCATTAACATGGCAATGTACATGACAATTACAATTCTAATTTAGTCATTCTCTGTTGATGTTCCCCAGGTTTGAGGATTTTCCTTGTTGGTAATTAGAAGAGAGAACTTTTCCATGACAGCTTGCTGTGCATAAGTGAGGTGTGTTCTTCATTTCTAATCAATCAGTAGCATTCACTTTGGTGCTGGGCTATAAACTAACCAATGGCGATTGAGGGGGGCCAAGATGGACAGCGTCAGGAAAAAGTTGTCTTGAAGAGGAAGTTGACTGGTCCACCCAGACTCCTCCTGGGCAAATCAAAATCCAACAACCAGGGAGGTGACAGGTCTGAGGCTCATTCTAAGAAGAGAAACAAAAGAGTGAACATCATCAATGGAACTCAAATGGATTCCTCCATCAAACAGTCAAATATAGAAGCTGGAGAGACGGGATCATCACAACTTGTAGCCACTTCAGACGACATCTGTACAACCTCAAAAATGGATGAGGATCAAGCTTCATCTGAACTACCCACTGAGCCCTCAAGGTGGCGCTCCACCTCAGATGAGGATGAGACCAGTGAAGGCCAATTGGAAGGACACAGTAAGACgaggaaatcaacaaagcatggcTGGAGAAGGTTATTTTCCCCGGCTCTCATTTGCGTCAGAAGACAAAGGAAGAAGTACGCTGCAAAATCTTCGATCCAGGATGGTGACCAGGGAGTTGTACAAGCTGAGAGACTAACTCATACTGAAGCAAAGTCAATGGGAGAAGACCCCATCTCCTTGAGTGACAAGTGTGTCCGCAATGCTCCTGACATTGACAATGTCATGAAAAGGAGGCGCAGGTTTACCATCCGGACGTGGCCGACCTTCAAGCGGCTCTTGACACCGTCTTACGTCCGCGGCCAAAGGCCAAAACAGGGAAATGTTGTACAGGAGGTCTCTGAAGATGTCCAACAACAACCGTCAGTGACCTTCAGGAAGACATTTCAGCATTTTTTGATGTGTGGAAGAAGGGCACCTTCAGCTGTGCTCCCTCTGGGAGACAAGGACACCCAGGACACTGGAGACAAGGACACCCAGGACCCTGGAAACAAGGACACCCAGGACACTGGAGACAAGGAGACTGAGGTGGAGCCAATGGGGACACAAGACACGGGACAACAGTGCACATCTGACATCCAGGGGGTTGAGCTTCTGGAAAAGGGGGCTGAGGTTAGAGGACAATgtacagagagagtgacagtgtGTGCCGAAGTGAGCGCCCTGCAGCCCGAGGACGGAGGCCCAACAGACACCCCAACGAGCCCAGAGTCCCTACTAGTGAGTCCCATCCCGACAAGCGTTGTAAGACCAGAGGTAGATACAGAAGACACAGTGACCAGTCCAACGGATGATTCAAAGGAAATAGAGATATTGGAACCTGAGACTTCTTTCAAAACTAAGTTATGGGAAACTGAGACTTGTGCCAAAACTGGCACAGACTCAAATCTCAGTGAGGTCATCAATGTTACCATGGATGCTAACGAGATGCGAGTAGATGAGCTGTATCATATCCAGTGTTTAGAGAAGGACAAGGTCATTGAGTCAGACTGTGCGATAATCGATACACTCAACAGCGTTGCCATGGACACTAATGAGTATCCCTCAGACTCAAATCAGATAATTTCTTTAGAGAATGCTGCCGAGGACGCTGCTGATGCATCTGAGGAGAATGACACGCTCTGCAGGATCACGGAAGATAACATTGTGCAGAATGGCCAGCCCTCGACCAACATCAGCATCACCCCCGGGGCTGACTCAGACCAGGATGTGTCCGACCAGGATGGCCATGAGGTGGGGGATGAAAGCGGCAAGAGTGGCCTCCTGACGGAGGACGACCAGGACTTGTTGTTGTGTGGAGAGAACCTGTTAGTGCAGACGGCTCGCTTCTTGGTCCAGGCAGCCATGAGGGCTGCCATGGAGCAGCTCTCGATGGAACAGAGAGGCACTCCCACCACTGTACACAGGGAGGCGCAAGGGAGTCGAGATCACGCTTGACACCCCCTTCCGGCATGTTGTGACAACACGTATGTATGACCCCATTTGGATCAGCAGAGTTGCGTTCATTACGGCAGACAGTGGAAAATGTttgaaaacattttgcaacagaaaataaaaatgtgaGTTTCTTATTGAACCAGTAGTTTCTGTTTCAATCCGTTTTCTTCCGTTTTGtgtctaatgaacacgacccaggattattgagaaaatatatatttttaaattagaCAAGTATACATTTGTAAACCACTTTTAAAGTTATTGTTGGTTACAACTTGTTGTTAACAGACCAAACTGCTGTTGTTCATATAAATCTAAACCAGAGAACCGTattgacacaatacatttttacaatatattCTCTTATATTGTACAAGAGGTGGCACTCAATTTTAACAATTACCATCACAAACATTTTAACTGTTCAGTGTGACTGTGTTTTGAAAATGGTGGAACTAAGTGCTCTATTCAATCCATATCGCAGAAATTCAGCGTTATTGTGTGATTGAATTttcaaggcaatgttcccgcgttagcggagactgcattctcAGTAAACTGCATATGTCacctcaatcggaaattacctttacatttctagcGCACAATCTGTAGCGCTTCAGTGATACAGATTAAATATAGTCCTTATACCTCAATTACGGTTTATTTACCTATAGAACTGAAAGTCTCAGATTCTCAGATAAAATGTATCTGTTAATTTGAATAAGTTATAGTTCTTAAAAATCTGAGATCCGCGATACGGAAACAGCTCCACTGGCCACCCCAGGcgtatttgttattgtttttgttttgagcCAATGAGCAACCAGCATCGTGGTACattactctgctgttctatcgcaAGCGCAATGACGTGTAACGATgtcagaggggggaaaaaacagtgCTGGTTGTTGATGTAACGTCATTGTCACAAATGGACACGGCAGTTTCACCGCTACCGATTCCAATTTTAATTAATCAAACATTTGATGATGTATTTAAGATATGGTGATTATTTCACACGATGAAAGTCTTAGGCTCTTATTGAATAGTGGCTTGCCTTCTGGTTGCTGTTTAATAGATGTTTAAGCATACATTGCTCAGTTAAAAAGCTTTCTCTCTTATGTGTATAGAGACTATACAACGCTTAGCATTACACCTGTAACTTGTCATAAGAAAATATTAGGTACCCTAGTCCGAATAGAACTCTGTGCTGTCGTTTTTCTGTGTGAATGTCATTCTGTCATGGGAAAATAATGATTAAACAGTTTGAGACCTGGTGTATATGGATAAATACAACCTAGTCTCCAGGTGGCTATTTGCTGTCATTCTGTCATCATAGCTTGACCTCCTGGACTTCAGAGAAGATTTGCAGTATTTGGAAACAAGACCAGCAAACATCTGTCTTGGTGCAGCACAACATTCAATATATGGAGGCTCGCTGGTTTCCCAAAGGCCTCTTTTAGAGGTGGGGGACTGTGAGGCAAACAGCAATGACATCATTAGAGGTGGATACCAGGCTCTCTTAACCAAAACAATGTGTAATCCAATAATATGAGCCAACTCTCTGATATGACCATGAGCagtatgtcctgtatgtgtgatCACCCCCTTGAGATCTGGCTACGGAGTTAATCACTTCAGAGGAGTGAAGGGTGTTGACAGTCTTTTAATGTGACGGGTGAGGATTAATTCAATTGTGAGGAGAAAAATGACCTTTTCTAATTGAGTTATGTGAGTAATATCTGGTTGATTTGCTGTTGTTTTATGTTAAATGTGTATAACGTGCTGGTGGATATTTATTTATGAATATAACTATATTTTCTGTTTGAAAACGGTCACCAATTAAATGATCGGACAGACATGCATAATCTCACTCCCGATCTACCTATTTTTAGCTTCAACATGTGAACATGATCTTCCCCAGTGAAGCCTGCAGTGTGTTTCTATAGCAATAGAGCTATCTTATATTTCATTATAACCTACCTATCATCAAGAAACGACCAATTTGAAGCATTACAGTTCTGTTTAGTTTCTCAGTTTCTTCTCATCATGTTTCTTCTCTGTTAATTAAGGCACAATAATAATTTGCCATTTGATTGGGAGGGTGGGGTACTACTTATTGTTCTTACAGCCTCGGCTTAATCTTACTTTATGGCAGATTGTAACAATGTATTTTTGGACATTTTGTTATTATCACAAGTAAGAGTTTGATGGGTTCCAGCACTAGCTGTCCTATATTAAAGTAGAATATACTTAACCTAGTGCTTGAGAGAGAATTGTGCTGTCTCAGAGCCATCTGTCAGTTTTAATATTTTAATGTTGAGCTCCAGAGGGATACATAAAACATTCTGTGTAGCTGTTCCATTAACCTGCTTCACTCCCAATTCTCCACCCTTTTCCAGAAGTGTGTACTTGCACACTCCCCATAATGGATTTAAAAGCACATGATTGGTGTAAGCATTGGCTTGGAGGGAGTTTCCACCTTTGTTAAATCCATGTCGGGAACGTGTGCAAGTGCACACTTGTGGAAAAGGGTGGAGAATGAAAATTGTGACGCAGACCAATAAGCACCGGGTAGAAGAGATGCCTGATGGTACCTTCTGGGGATGTGTCCTTCAGCTCTTAAGTGTCCTCTGGTGGTAAGAAGTTGTTACTACAAGAACAGGGAACATAAAGCCTGGTTCCAGAAATGTTGCTGTTCTTGCTTACTCATTTGCAGTCCTTGTCTAGCGaagtttggcatgacaatgagtgacaaggagtCGGCATGATAtaacacaaacagactggcactcaggctagggAACATACTAGGTGTGCTCTATAAATTGAGCTGTGTTGAGATTCTCCAACCTTCTCTAAGTGTGTCCTACTTTCTCTGTCCTCACTGGTTTAAAAACATTGTATTGGTGTAATCATAGGCTGATTGAAGTTACCACTGTAAATCTTGCTTTTACTTCCATGAGTGAGTGAACGTGTTTTTACACTTCGGGGATAAGGGTAGAGCATGGGACtaaagcagtggaggctgctgaggggaggacggctcataataatgtctggaacggagtcaatggaatggcttCAAACACATTGAAactatgtgtttgataccattccacttataccACTCCAGctattaccatgagcccgtcctcctcaattaaggtgccaccaacctcctgtggaaaACAGCCATTGTATTTAgacactggtgtgtgtgtaacatttaCCTCATCGCAATTACATGCAGCATTAAACAAACAGAAATAGTGAGAGGGAAAGGAATTCTGAATTGTAAACATACCT
The window above is part of the Salmo salar chromosome ssa15, Ssal_v3.1, whole genome shotgun sequence genome. Proteins encoded here:
- the si:dkey-1h6.8 gene encoding uncharacterized protein si:dkey-1h6.8; this translates as MAIEGGQDGQRQEKVVLKRKLTGPPRLLLGKSKSNNQGGDRSEAHSKKRNKRVNIINGTQMDSSIKQSNIEAGETGSSQLVATSDDICTTSKMDEDQASSELPTEPSRWRSTSDEDETSEGQLEGHSKTRKSTKHGWRRLFSPALICVRRQRKKYAAKSSIQDGDQGVVQAERLTHTEAKSMGEDPISLSDKCVRNAPDIDNVMKRRRRFTIRTWPTFKRLLTPSYVRGQRPKQGNVVQEVSEDVQQQPSVTFRKTFQHFLMCGRRAPSAVLPLGDKDTQDTGDKDTQDPGNKDTQDTGDKETEVEPMGTQDTGQQCTSDIQGVELLEKGAEVRGQCTERVTVCAEVSALQPEDGGPTDTPTSPESLLVSPIPTSVVRPEVDTEDTVTSPTDDSKEIEILEPETSFKTKLWETETCAKTGTDSNLSEVINVTMDANEMRVDELYHIQCLEKDKVIESDCAIIDTLNSVAMDTNEYPSDSNQIISLENAAEDAADASEENDTLCRITEDNIVQNGQPSTNISITPGADSDQDVSDQDGHEVGDESGKSGLLTEDDQDLLLCGENLLVQTARFLVQAAMRAAMEQLSMEQRGTPTTVHREAQGSRDHA